Proteins encoded in a region of the Spiroplasma endosymbiont of Amphimallon solstitiale genome:
- a CDS encoding IS30 family transposase: MYKYLTIESIIAIKEYKSYGFSIRKIAKAIDYSKSTVHRVCRLLNQNLLPLEILNKIQKNKQNAGRKLIILTLIEINTINHLLITKNYALDIIANFLKENKIKSISTKTLYNMFKTNRMGFDENNLLRKGKNKPHKQKETRGRINNCKSIHERNLIIPNIKNIEEFGHLEGDTIIGKDHKSSIITLADIWSKITIPLATKNNKSENITKSIIKFISKLQKGTVKTITFDRGKEFSKWKLIEKNCNVKIYFADPGKPCQRGLNENNNGILRRYLPKSTDLSSYKQKDLNTIAFQINSTPRKSLSYKRPIDLIQLF; this comes from the coding sequence ATGTATAAGTATCTGACTATTGAATCAATAATAGCAATAAAAGAATATAAAAGTTATGGATTTTCGATTCGTAAAATAGCAAAAGCCATTGATTATAGTAAATCAACTGTACATAGAGTTTGTAGATTATTAAATCAAAACTTATTACCATTAGAAATATTGAATAAAATTCAAAAAAATAAACAAAATGCAGGTAGAAAATTAATAATTTTAACTTTAATAGAAATTAATACTATTAATCATTTGTTAATTACTAAAAATTATGCTCTTGATATAATTGCTAATTTTTTAAAGGAAAATAAAATAAAAAGTATTTCAACAAAAACTTTATATAACATGTTTAAAACAAATCGAATGGGTTTTGATGAAAATAACTTATTGAGAAAAGGAAAAAATAAACCTCACAAACAAAAAGAAACTAGGGGCAGAATTAATAATTGTAAGTCTATTCATGAAAGAAATTTAATCATTCCTAATATTAAAAATATAGAAGAATTTGGTCATTTAGAGGGTGATACTATCATTGGTAAAGATCATAAAAGTTCTATTATTACTTTAGCTGATATATGATCAAAAATCACAATTCCTTTAGCAACTAAAAATAATAAATCAGAAAATATTACAAAAAGTATAATAAAATTTATTTCAAAGTTACAAAAAGGAACAGTTAAAACTATTACTTTTGATCGTGGTAAAGAATTTAGTAAATGAAAATTAATCGAAAAAAATTGTAATGTTAAGATTTATTTTGCAGATCCTGGTAAACCTTGTCAAAGAGGTTTAAATGAAAATAATAATGGTATTTTAAGAAGATATTTACCAAAATCTACAGATCTATCTTCATATAAACAAAAAGATTTAAATACTATAGCATTTCAAATTAATTCTACACCCAGAAAATCACTATCTTATAAAAGACCAATAGATTTAATACAATTATTTTAA